Proteins encoded together in one Candidatus Binatia bacterium window:
- a CDS encoding XRE family transcriptional regulator: MAASIPALVNPPLLVWAREEAGYSPDEAAERVRVPVEKLRAWESGDKQPTLRQAERLAAIYHRPMPVFYLQEPPATLPLSAEYRHLPGVKPGAESPELRLALRELHRRREVALELFEENEEEPPRFNLHARLHEDPEDVGRRLRKALAVPLDDQLHWPNEYMAWRTWRDRAEALGLMVFQVPGIPLREMRGVALFLDPLPVLGVNSREHPLARAFTLLHEITHVMLSRSGDEHPAAEERRSASQWSELERFADATTAAALMPRETMLADSRIRDHAASAPWDTEEIQALARRYRVSPVALLTRLVNLRRTTWTFYREWREAWDKQWEQRPKKESAGGPSRVDTILSRVGPTFAALVLDSLERDLISPQAASEALDLKLHHFADLKRELVLGPGGRE; the protein is encoded by the coding sequence ATGGCTGCTTCGATCCCAGCGCTGGTGAATCCCCCGCTGCTCGTCTGGGCACGGGAAGAGGCTGGCTACTCGCCTGACGAGGCAGCCGAGCGCGTACGTGTACCTGTCGAGAAGCTGCGCGCGTGGGAGTCGGGCGACAAGCAGCCGACGCTCCGTCAGGCGGAACGGCTGGCAGCGATCTACCACCGGCCGATGCCGGTGTTCTATCTCCAAGAACCGCCAGCAACGCTGCCGCTGTCAGCAGAATACCGCCACCTGCCTGGGGTAAAGCCCGGGGCGGAGTCTCCGGAGCTGCGCTTGGCGCTGCGCGAATTGCATCGCCGCCGTGAGGTGGCGTTGGAGCTGTTCGAGGAAAACGAGGAGGAACCACCCCGTTTCAACCTGCACGCCCGGCTGCACGAAGACCCCGAGGACGTGGGTCGGCGTTTGCGCAAAGCGCTCGCGGTACCGCTTGACGATCAGCTGCACTGGCCGAACGAGTACATGGCCTGGCGCACGTGGCGTGATCGTGCCGAGGCGCTGGGGCTGATGGTCTTCCAGGTGCCCGGCATTCCGTTGCGCGAGATGCGCGGCGTGGCGCTCTTTCTCGATCCGTTGCCCGTCCTCGGCGTGAACAGCCGCGAGCATCCCCTCGCCCGCGCCTTCACGCTGCTCCATGAGATAACCCACGTAATGCTCTCACGCAGCGGCGATGAGCACCCCGCGGCGGAGGAGCGGCGCTCCGCATCGCAGTGGTCGGAGCTGGAGCGATTTGCCGATGCCACCACGGCCGCCGCACTGATGCCGCGCGAGACGATGCTGGCGGACTCACGTATTCGTGATCATGCCGCGTCGGCACCGTGGGATACGGAGGAGATCCAGGCACTGGCGCGGCGGTATCGAGTGAGTCCGGTTGCGTTACTCACCCGTCTGGTGAATCTGCGGCGCACGACGTGGACGTTTTACCGTGAATGGCGAGAGGCGTGGGACAAGCAGTGGGAGCAGCGGCCGAAGAAGGAGTCCGCCGGCGGCCCATCGCGCGTGGATACCATCCTCAGCCGTGTCGGCCCGACCTTCGCGGCACTTGTACTCGATTCGCTCGAGCGCGATCTGATCAGCCCGCAGGCCGCGTCGGAGGCGCTGGACCTGAAGCTGCACCACTTCGCCGACCTGAAGCGCGAGCTGGTGCTTGGACCAGGCGGGCGCGAATAG